A stretch of Pseudoprevotella muciniphila DNA encodes these proteins:
- a CDS encoding HlyD family secretion protein → MAKKKNIENRPNIFLPLIIFAGIIGLVAAGSYFAFREQTETIQGQADVTEYRVSSKVPSRVMELRVKAGDIVHAGDVLAVMEAPEVEAKQAQAEAAVEAAQAVENKADNGAREEQIRGAKELWEKSKVGVDIAQKSFQRMDNLFNEGVVTEQKRDEVKAKLDAAIADERAAKSQYDMAVNGARQEDKAAAHAQVKRARGAVQEVQSYKRETILRATQDGEVTDVFPSVGELVGTGAPIMNVALMNDIWVTFNVREDHLSKFSINKIVEATVPALGEKAYKFKVFYMKDLGSYAAWKATKTTGQYDMKTFEVKAKPIEKIEGLRPGMSVLLK, encoded by the coding sequence ATGGCTAAGAAGAAAAATATAGAAAACCGCCCCAACATATTCCTGCCGCTCATCATCTTTGCCGGCATTATCGGGCTCGTGGCAGCAGGCAGTTATTTCGCCTTCCGCGAACAGACAGAGACCATTCAGGGACAGGCTGACGTGACGGAATACCGCGTGTCGAGCAAGGTGCCGTCGCGTGTGATGGAACTGCGTGTGAAGGCGGGCGACATTGTTCATGCGGGCGATGTGCTAGCCGTGATGGAAGCGCCTGAAGTGGAAGCGAAACAGGCACAGGCAGAAGCCGCCGTGGAAGCCGCACAAGCCGTGGAAAACAAAGCCGACAACGGTGCACGTGAAGAACAGATTCGCGGTGCAAAGGAACTTTGGGAAAAGTCGAAGGTGGGCGTTGACATTGCGCAAAAGTCGTTTCAGCGCATGGACAACCTCTTCAACGAAGGCGTCGTGACCGAGCAGAAGCGCGACGAAGTGAAAGCAAAACTCGATGCCGCCATCGCCGACGAACGTGCCGCTAAGTCGCAATATGACATGGCGGTGAATGGTGCCCGACAGGAAGACAAAGCCGCCGCCCATGCGCAAGTGAAGCGGGCTCGCGGTGCTGTGCAGGAAGTGCAGTCGTACAAGCGCGAAACCATCCTGCGCGCCACGCAGGACGGCGAAGTAACCGACGTCTTCCCCTCTGTAGGCGAACTCGTAGGCACGGGGGCACCGATCATGAACGTGGCGTTGATGAACGACATTTGGGTAACTTTCAATGTGCGTGAAGACCACCTGTCCAAGTTCAGTATCAACAAGATAGTGGAAGCCACCGTCCCGGCACTCGGAGAAAAGGCATACAAGTTCAAGGTGTTCTACATGAAGGACCTTGGCAGTTATGCTGCATGGAAAGCCACGAAAACCACCGGGCAATACGACATGAAGACCTTTGAAGTGAAAGCAAAGCCCATCGAAAAGATAGAAGGCTTGCGTCCGGGCATGTCGGTGTTGCTGAAATAA
- a CDS encoding OmpA/MotB family protein, which yields MKRNLFTFAIAAVLMLMSTSCVTKKQYVGLQNNYDSLRTRYGTLRGDYNSLQSDYNDAKVALAEARTQNKSLEERLADEQARNKELKEQYAALMGSYDTNLKQGSVNIEKLVNEINASNQYIRKLVDAKTKSDSLNQALTNKLTRSLTREEMLDVNVQVLKGVVYISLADNMLYKSGSYEIGERAGETLMKIAKIITDYKDYEVLVEGNTDNVPISRENIRNNWDLSALRASSVVQELQNKYGVDPKRLSAAGRGEYNPIATNDTENGKQRNRRTQIIITPKLDQFMDLIEQAPE from the coding sequence ATGAAACGTAATCTTTTTACATTTGCCATTGCAGCCGTACTGATGCTGATGAGCACCAGTTGTGTTACCAAGAAACAATACGTGGGGCTGCAGAACAATTACGACAGTCTGCGCACACGCTACGGTACGCTCCGAGGCGACTACAACAGCCTGCAGAGCGACTATAACGATGCAAAAGTGGCACTCGCCGAGGCACGCACACAGAACAAGAGCCTCGAAGAACGACTGGCAGACGAACAGGCACGCAACAAGGAACTCAAGGAGCAGTATGCTGCACTCATGGGGTCCTACGACACGAACCTCAAGCAGGGTAGTGTGAACATCGAAAAACTCGTGAACGAAATCAACGCCTCCAACCAGTACATACGCAAACTGGTTGACGCTAAGACCAAAAGTGACTCTCTGAACCAAGCCCTGACGAACAAATTGACACGTTCGCTCACACGCGAAGAGATGCTCGATGTGAATGTGCAAGTGCTCAAGGGTGTGGTTTACATCTCTTTGGCTGACAACATGCTCTACAAGAGTGGTTCGTACGAAATTGGTGAACGTGCTGGCGAAACACTGATGAAGATTGCCAAGATTATCACCGACTATAAGGACTACGAAGTGCTCGTGGAAGGTAACACCGACAATGTGCCCATCAGCCGCGAGAACATCCGCAACAACTGGGACCTCTCAGCACTGCGCGCATCGAGTGTGGTACAGGAACTCCAGAACAAGTACGGCGTAGATCCCAAGCGACTCTCAGCAGCCGGACGTGGCGAATATAACCCTATCGCTACTAACGACACAGAGAACGGCAAGCAGCGCAACCGCCGCACACAGATCATCATCACACCGAAGCTCGACCAATTCATGGACCTCATCGAGCAGGCACCAGAATAA
- a CDS encoding ABC transporter permease has protein sequence MSEKKKSSAIMSYLRLFVREFKRMASRPVYWFVMVFAPLFTFFFFLTLMGEGLPEDLPVGLVDLDNTTTSRSIVRNLDAFQQTKITAKYANVTDARRAMQRGEIYAFFYIPQGTTHKANRQEQPTISLYVNYSYLIAGSLTYRDMRMMSELASGAAARKVLLAKGATESQAMAFLQPIVVDTHAINNPWLNYNVYLCNTLLPGILILCVSLLTAYGIGTEIKDGTAREWLSTANDSIKRAVFVKFVPQFIVFALVGAILILLLYGYLRFPCHCGIPTMLLAMLLLVLAGQGLGLFFFAIFPSLRMSMSMAALWGVLSFSVCGMSFPVMGMHPAIQGLTWLFPLRHYFLIYVNSALNGYPIQYAWTNVICLLAFAMLPMLLMPRLKHNVLTYDYAP, from the coding sequence ATGTCGGAGAAGAAGAAATCATCTGCCATCATGTCGTACCTGCGGCTCTTCGTGCGTGAGTTCAAGCGCATGGCGAGCAGGCCCGTCTATTGGTTCGTCATGGTCTTCGCTCCGCTTTTCACATTTTTCTTTTTCCTCACACTGATGGGCGAAGGTCTGCCCGAAGACTTGCCTGTGGGGCTTGTGGACTTGGACAACACAACCACTTCGCGCAGTATCGTGCGCAATCTTGATGCTTTCCAGCAGACAAAAATCACGGCGAAATATGCCAACGTAACAGATGCTCGGCGTGCCATGCAGCGCGGTGAGATATATGCCTTCTTCTACATTCCCCAAGGCACCACGCACAAGGCGAACCGGCAGGAGCAACCCACCATCTCGCTCTATGTCAACTATAGTTACCTCATCGCCGGCTCGCTCACCTATCGCGACATGCGCATGATGTCAGAACTCGCATCGGGTGCTGCAGCGCGGAAGGTGCTTCTGGCGAAAGGTGCCACAGAGAGCCAGGCGATGGCATTCCTGCAGCCCATCGTTGTCGATACCCATGCCATCAACAACCCTTGGCTCAACTACAATGTTTATCTCTGCAACACGCTGCTGCCGGGTATTCTCATACTCTGCGTGTCGCTGTTGACCGCATACGGCATAGGAACAGAAATCAAGGACGGCACTGCCCGCGAATGGCTCAGCACAGCCAACGACAGCATAAAACGCGCCGTATTCGTAAAGTTCGTGCCGCAGTTCATCGTGTTTGCCCTCGTGGGCGCCATACTCATTCTATTGCTCTATGGCTACCTCCGTTTCCCTTGTCATTGTGGCATACCCACCATGCTGCTCGCCATGCTGTTGCTCGTACTGGCAGGGCAGGGGCTCGGACTGTTCTTCTTCGCCATCTTCCCCTCGTTGCGTATGTCGATGAGTATGGCTGCACTCTGGGGCGTACTTTCGTTCAGTGTATGCGGCATGTCGTTCCCCGTGATGGGAATGCACCCTGCCATACAGGGGCTGACGTGGCTCTTCCCGCTACGCCACTATTTTCTGATCTACGTCAATTCGGCTCTGAATGGCTACCCTATACAGTATGCCTGGACAAACGTAATTTGCCTGCTCGCTTTTGCCATGTTGCCCATGCTGCTCATGCCGCGACTTAAGCATAATGTGCTGACCTACGACTACGCACCATAA
- a CDS encoding ABC transporter permease — MPKTEKNKKRTANKYLLYWQEAFRDWWFLLRREMGMVFKDEGVMLFFLVVPIFYPIVYSMIYTSETIREVPAVVVDDSRSALSREYIRKVDATAELHIISYCANMQEAREIMRQREAYGIIYIPRNFVKDIAQGKQTHVNIFCDMSGLLYYKAMLMANTNVSLNINADIKKQLAQNTTNRQDEVTIKPIASEDINLYNPQAGIASFLLPGVLVLIIQQTLLLGIAMMAGTSRERNRLHELIPVGRHNHGLLRIVLAKTSVYLTIYVVQSVFCFGVVPRIFSLPQIGNPVTLVFFFLPFLLAVIFFGMTVSAVVRERENGVLIFVFTSVILIFISGLSWPSAAIPGYWKLFSYIFPSTFAINGYVHINNMGASLLDVRKEWDALWLQAAFYFFTCCLSYRYKILAARIRTYKDYRVRRKVES, encoded by the coding sequence ATGCCCAAGACTGAGAAAAATAAAAAGCGCACAGCCAATAAGTATCTGCTCTATTGGCAAGAAGCGTTCCGCGACTGGTGGTTCTTGCTGCGTCGCGAGATGGGGATGGTGTTCAAGGACGAAGGTGTGATGCTGTTTTTCCTCGTGGTGCCTATCTTCTATCCCATCGTTTATTCGATGATCTACACTTCGGAAACCATACGCGAAGTGCCTGCGGTAGTGGTGGACGACAGCCGTTCGGCACTGAGCCGTGAATACATCCGCAAGGTGGATGCCACAGCAGAACTGCACATCATTTCCTACTGTGCCAATATGCAGGAAGCAAGGGAAATCATGCGACAACGCGAAGCATACGGCATTATCTACATACCACGCAATTTCGTCAAAGACATAGCGCAGGGCAAACAGACACACGTAAACATCTTCTGCGACATGAGCGGACTCCTTTACTATAAGGCGATGCTTATGGCGAATACGAACGTGTCGCTCAATATAAACGCCGACATCAAGAAACAACTCGCACAGAATACCACGAACCGGCAGGACGAAGTAACTATAAAGCCCATTGCGTCGGAAGACATCAACCTCTATAACCCGCAGGCGGGCATTGCAAGTTTTCTCCTCCCGGGTGTGCTCGTGCTGATTATCCAACAGACATTGCTGCTCGGCATAGCCATGATGGCAGGAACGTCGCGCGAGCGCAACAGACTCCACGAACTCATACCAGTAGGGCGCCACAACCATGGTCTGCTCCGCATAGTGTTGGCGAAAACGTCCGTCTATCTGACGATTTATGTCGTGCAGTCGGTGTTCTGCTTCGGTGTGGTGCCGCGCATCTTCTCGCTGCCGCAGATAGGCAACCCCGTCACATTGGTGTTCTTCTTCCTCCCGTTCCTGCTCGCCGTTATCTTCTTCGGTATGACCGTCAGTGCAGTCGTACGAGAGCGCGAAAATGGCGTGCTCATTTTCGTGTTCACCAGTGTGATACTCATCTTCATCAGCGGACTTTCCTGGCCATCGGCTGCCATACCGGGCTATTGGAAACTCTTCTCCTATATCTTCCCCTCCACTTTCGCCATCAACGGCTACGTACACATCAACAACATGGGTGCCTCACTGCTCGATGTGCGCAAGGAATGGGACGCCCTGTGGCTGCAGGCAGCCTTCTACTTCTTCACCTGCTGCCTCTCTTACCGCTACAAAATACTCGCCGCCCGCATACGCACCTATAAGGACTACAGGGTGAGGAGGAAAGTTGAGAGTTGA
- a CDS encoding aminotransferase class V-fold PLP-dependent enzyme: protein MKKRFFFLATLFSVSLALLAQSSGFKELDEWAKQTKEEQKTFFGYPANEQSPLQGFYEWYVSSGMCEVNMNNAGDPMTDHPNSMSSQRFEREVIEFFAPLYDFKKDNVWGIVTHSGTDGNNHGIYFGAKYLYNTTGLKPIVYVSDEAHYSNLRLCDLQNLDVRIVKSDDMGRMIPEELENVLDPSRPALMIYAMGSTFKGAIDDQEALNAVLDKYPQMKVYRHIDAALFGGYLPFTKYRDMVSCKKMRYQSIAISGHKFFGIDSPSGLFLCTRETYDNQNNFNVTYLNGNMRMINCSRDAVQPIKFWWLIKTIGRDNWSKQATQMLDCADYLKAQLDKMNYPCWKNTYSNTVFFRRPSPEIVKHFNLAHGYDERFGGELAHIVVMQHVTKEKIDLFIEALKK, encoded by the coding sequence ATGAAAAAAAGATTTTTCTTCTTAGCAACGCTGTTTTCAGTGTCGTTAGCGCTTCTGGCACAAAGTTCTGGTTTCAAAGAATTAGACGAATGGGCTAAGCAAACCAAAGAGGAACAGAAAACCTTCTTTGGCTATCCTGCCAACGAACAATCCCCTTTGCAAGGTTTCTATGAGTGGTACGTGTCATCGGGCATGTGTGAGGTGAACATGAACAATGCAGGCGACCCCATGACCGACCATCCTAACAGTATGTCGTCGCAACGCTTCGAACGCGAAGTCATCGAATTTTTTGCACCGCTCTACGACTTTAAGAAGGACAATGTTTGGGGCATCGTGACGCATAGCGGTACCGACGGCAATAACCACGGCATCTACTTCGGTGCAAAATACCTGTATAACACAACTGGATTGAAGCCCATCGTTTATGTCTCCGATGAGGCACACTATTCCAACCTGCGACTCTGCGACTTGCAAAACCTTGATGTACGCATCGTGAAGAGCGACGACATGGGACGCATGATTCCTGAAGAACTCGAAAACGTGCTCGACCCATCGCGCCCAGCACTCATGATATATGCCATGGGCTCCACATTCAAAGGTGCCATCGACGACCAAGAAGCCCTTAACGCCGTGCTCGATAAATATCCACAGATGAAAGTGTATCGACACATCGATGCAGCACTCTTCGGTGGCTATCTGCCCTTTACAAAGTATCGCGACATGGTGAGTTGCAAGAAGATGCGCTATCAGTCCATAGCCATCAGCGGACATAAATTCTTCGGCATTGATAGTCCTTCTGGACTCTTCCTTTGCACACGCGAAACCTACGACAACCAGAATAATTTCAACGTCACTTATCTCAACGGCAATATGCGCATGATCAACTGCTCGCGCGATGCTGTACAACCCATCAAGTTCTGGTGGCTCATCAAGACCATTGGACGCGACAACTGGTCGAAACAAGCCACGCAAATGCTCGACTGCGCCGATTATCTCAAAGCACAACTCGACAAAATGAATTATCCGTGCTGGAAGAACACATACAGCAACACCGTTTTCTTCCGCCGTCCATCGCCAGAAATCGTGAAACACTTCAATCTCGCTCATGGCTACGATGAACGCTTCGGAGGCGAACTGGCACACATCGTGGTGATGCAGCACGTAACAAAAGAAAAAATAGACCTCTTTATAGAAGCACTAAAAAAATAG
- a CDS encoding endo-beta-N-acetylglucosaminidase, which translates to MNFKKLLLCGFALMAVSASAQELKDGYISWGPGSSDFPSTLNTWTPGSQVTEDDNFFISRVKPRERFRNQKTQVNTSLTAANDKKLLAWLPVNSSSKNGLPDGVFDSEVFTMWPYVTHWGNWTAPVGRIPGAFLDVAHKNGVAVSGVASIPWGNINTQPNWMNFLNTLPNYTEKAAQFFKYYGIDGIGYNSEFTGGYSYMSKIRNFHANLVKEMRKVNPLFENLWYDGTNDNGTIQFDNGLYTHNDDNFGNGDNVRTSLFFNYNWNSDALLSSSATYARTINRDPLDLYAGVNMQGGQPGSDSWPVLKNYPISIGLWGAHSTNMFWESRGELGSAPEQNQRAYMLRTESWFTGGTRNPANCPEVISSMKYTAYNTNFHGMSTFMSARSSLKWDLNEEPFISYFNIGNGKFFNWKGKQENDREWYNVGVQDYLPTWRWWFSNGLLTTSVPSSGLDAEFVWDDAYVGGSTARIYGSAADEYLHLFKTDFALQTGDVITFRYKVMKGSADINLVLTTVNSERVAVDESAMSLLTTSQDTDEDVWVEKTFTVGSSLSGKELALVALHFQNASDLNLYLGEFSIVRGTAATPAKPVVTKTQVLSYTRKGYDGKIIFEMPNDKATGEPCYNLDVKTSFFKLWAQQEGCEPVFMGITTSWAGMYYSAPLNLKAASHNIRFGVSATSLDHKSDSEIAWGDYLNPGTYVFNDDVQIDKTTIKPNEEFTMSFVDPAHEDASWVLLDAAGNTVFSATGHTVTCPGLPEIGSYNLRVRGPHYNSAGTSRLNTSRTFASFVQITSEGVGALPQIYTLTGNGEEADITVEAGDEVAMAYTGRKADGAGSQGVNMNEQRFGASCANLGIANKQPFTVAFWLKLNKVQDGTQFFSVANKNDGWPLTDWGWVWSTIGGSGNLGWITFRNSIQAENPPSVVYKYDNTKLPVGNWVHLALAVDFNSSGQMHFELYINGEKETPSGGRVNGTDTSGDPGYQNFTYVIDEYDVLAIGGTAHGRVGIDGVIDNFQVWKKAITADEAKLSMGDLNPSSLPSGLTYFWDLETAAEGTKFMSKGSGASIPCGVHTYTASGGEGQGIITWQTPEYTSGCPFISGTAFPVETKPEWKAKKATIVESEGTDQAGSAKLTYAKGGDYSVTLTLANSLGSDSKTFSVIKVDATDAIGSVAETEMKAYTVGEDVFVDFAETGNYGVALYTIDGRCIVQKSVTVGGKEKVRIHAPQQGVYILRVEKDGKTVRSAKLLRK; encoded by the coding sequence ATGAATTTCAAAAAACTACTCCTTTGCGGATTTGCGCTCATGGCTGTTTCCGCCTCTGCGCAGGAACTCAAGGACGGGTACATCAGTTGGGGACCGGGCAGTTCCGATTTCCCCTCGACGCTGAATACCTGGACACCGGGTTCGCAAGTGACGGAAGACGACAATTTCTTCATCTCGCGCGTAAAGCCACGCGAACGCTTCCGCAACCAGAAGACACAGGTGAACACATCGCTCACCGCTGCCAACGACAAGAAACTGCTCGCATGGCTGCCTGTGAACTCCAGCAGCAAGAACGGACTGCCCGACGGCGTGTTCGACTCTGAGGTGTTCACCATGTGGCCCTACGTAACACACTGGGGCAACTGGACGGCACCCGTGGGACGCATACCGGGCGCATTCCTCGACGTGGCACACAAGAACGGTGTGGCCGTTTCGGGTGTGGCAAGCATTCCTTGGGGAAACATCAATACACAGCCGAACTGGATGAATTTCCTCAACACCCTGCCCAACTATACCGAAAAGGCGGCACAGTTCTTCAAGTACTACGGCATCGACGGCATCGGCTACAACTCTGAGTTCACCGGTGGTTACAGCTACATGTCGAAAATCAGGAACTTCCACGCCAACCTCGTGAAGGAAATGCGCAAGGTGAACCCGCTCTTCGAGAACCTCTGGTACGACGGTACGAACGACAACGGAACCATACAGTTCGACAACGGACTCTATACGCACAACGACGACAACTTCGGCAACGGCGACAACGTGCGCACCAGCCTCTTCTTCAACTACAACTGGAACAGCGACGCACTCCTGAGTTCTTCTGCCACATACGCACGCACCATCAACCGCGACCCGCTCGACCTCTATGCAGGCGTGAACATGCAGGGCGGCCAACCTGGCAGCGACAGTTGGCCCGTACTCAAGAACTATCCCATCTCCATCGGACTTTGGGGTGCTCACAGCACCAACATGTTCTGGGAGAGCCGCGGAGAATTGGGCAGTGCGCCTGAACAGAACCAGAGGGCATACATGCTCCGCACGGAAAGTTGGTTCACCGGCGGCACACGCAACCCCGCCAACTGCCCGGAAGTCATCAGCTCGATGAAATATACGGCGTACAACACCAACTTCCACGGCATGTCCACATTCATGTCTGCACGCAGTTCGCTCAAATGGGACCTCAATGAAGAACCGTTCATCAGTTACTTCAATATCGGTAACGGTAAGTTCTTCAACTGGAAAGGCAAGCAGGAGAACGACCGCGAATGGTACAACGTAGGTGTGCAGGACTATCTGCCGACATGGCGCTGGTGGTTCAGCAACGGACTGCTCACCACCTCCGTGCCCTCAAGCGGACTCGATGCTGAATTCGTATGGGACGATGCCTACGTAGGCGGTTCCACGGCACGCATCTACGGCTCCGCAGCCGACGAATACCTCCACCTCTTCAAGACCGACTTCGCACTCCAGACCGGCGACGTCATCACCTTCCGCTACAAGGTGATGAAAGGCAGCGCCGACATCAACCTCGTGCTCACCACTGTCAACAGCGAAAGAGTGGCTGTCGATGAAAGCGCAATGTCGCTCCTCACAACCAGTCAGGATACAGACGAGGACGTATGGGTGGAAAAAACGTTCACTGTCGGTTCAAGCCTCAGCGGAAAGGAACTCGCCCTCGTGGCGCTCCACTTCCAGAACGCAAGCGACCTCAACCTCTACCTCGGAGAATTCTCCATCGTGCGCGGCACGGCAGCCACACCGGCAAAACCAGTCGTTACCAAGACACAGGTGCTCTCCTACACCAGGAAGGGATACGACGGAAAAATCATCTTCGAGATGCCTAACGACAAAGCCACCGGCGAACCTTGCTACAACCTCGATGTGAAGACCAGTTTCTTCAAACTCTGGGCACAGCAGGAAGGCTGCGAACCCGTATTCATGGGTATCACCACTTCATGGGCAGGTATGTACTATTCTGCTCCGCTCAACCTGAAGGCAGCCAGCCACAACATACGCTTCGGTGTGAGCGCCACATCGCTCGACCACAAGAGCGACAGCGAAATCGCATGGGGCGATTACCTCAACCCGGGCACATACGTGTTCAACGATGACGTACAGATTGACAAAACCACCATCAAGCCCAATGAGGAATTCACCATGTCGTTCGTTGACCCTGCTCACGAAGACGCTTCATGGGTACTGCTCGACGCAGCAGGCAACACCGTATTCTCCGCTACGGGCCACACCGTAACCTGCCCGGGTCTGCCCGAAATCGGCAGTTACAACCTCCGTGTGAGAGGTCCGCACTACAACTCTGCCGGCACATCGCGTCTCAACACATCGCGCACATTCGCAAGTTTCGTACAGATCACGAGCGAAGGCGTAGGTGCACTGCCACAAATCTACACACTTACGGGTAACGGCGAAGAAGCCGACATCACCGTGGAGGCAGGCGACGAAGTGGCTATGGCATACACCGGAAGAAAGGCCGATGGTGCCGGTTCGCAGGGTGTCAACATGAACGAACAGCGCTTCGGTGCATCGTGCGCAAACCTCGGCATAGCCAACAAGCAACCGTTCACCGTGGCATTCTGGCTCAAACTCAACAAGGTGCAGGACGGCACACAGTTCTTCTCCGTAGCCAACAAGAACGACGGCTGGCCACTCACCGACTGGGGATGGGTATGGAGCACCATCGGCGGATCGGGCAACCTCGGCTGGATCACCTTCCGTAACAGTATACAAGCCGAAAACCCACCGTCAGTAGTCTATAAGTACGACAACACCAAACTGCCTGTAGGCAACTGGGTACACCTTGCCCTCGCAGTAGATTTCAACAGTTCAGGACAGATGCACTTCGAACTCTACATCAACGGCGAAAAAGAGACACCTTCGGGCGGACGCGTGAACGGTACGGACACCAGCGGCGACCCGGGCTATCAGAACTTCACCTACGTCATCGATGAGTATGACGTGCTCGCCATCGGTGGTACGGCTCACGGACGTGTAGGTATCGACGGTGTGATAGACAACTTCCAGGTATGGAAGAAGGCCATTACCGCCGATGAGGCAAAACTCTCCATGGGCGACCTCAACCCGAGCAGCCTGCCTTCAGGATTAACCTACTTCTGGGACCTCGAAACAGCAGCAGAGGGCACCAAGTTCATGTCGAAGGGCAGCGGTGCCAGCATACCATGCGGTGTGCACACCTACACCGCTTCCGGCGGCGAAGGACAGGGTATCATCACCTGGCAGACACCGGAATACACCTCCGGATGCCCCTTCATCAGCGGTACGGCATTCCCCGTTGAAACCAAACCCGAATGGAAAGCCAAGAAGGCTACTATCGTAGAATCTGAAGGTACCGACCAGGCAGGTAGCGCAAAACTGACGTATGCCAAGGGCGGCGACTACAGCGTAACGCTCACACTCGCCAACTCACTCGGTAGCGACAGCAAGACCTTCAGCGTCATCAAGGTAGATGCCACCGACGCTATCGGCAGTGTGGCTGAAACAGAAATGAAGGCTTACACCGTGGGCGAAGACGTATTCGTTGACTTTGCCGAGACAGGCAACTACGGCGTGGCACTCTACACCATCGACGGCCGCTGCATCGTACAGAAGAGCGTAACAGTAGGCGGCAAGGAGAAAGTACGCATCCACGCACCACAGCAGGGTGTATATATCCTCCGTGTGGAGAAAGACGGGAAAACCGTTCGCAGCGCTAAACTCCTGAGGAAATAA
- a CDS encoding transposase, which yields MTELQEMQPVSGVLSQTVNFEGLLDRDNKARVIDVMVDKFADAPDVEALYTKGGNHRGRPATPLAALLKIWVYGWINGIETSRALAIEVKRNVELMFMLRSVNPAQHSISDFRRDEHAVIHAFFEYVRSFSEEAWLIIAAEDSALGERARRVEFSTVVEVINALKALDENALLGAEDRDTSSQIANLWDMEIERLNEKVEKLKRQKARLNERLKKLTQK from the coding sequence ATGACTGAATTACAAGAAATGCAGCCAGTGAGTGGTGTGCTGTCGCAGACGGTGAATTTCGAAGGACTTCTCGACCGCGACAACAAGGCGCGCGTCATCGATGTGATGGTCGATAAGTTTGCTGATGCCCCCGATGTGGAGGCACTTTACACCAAAGGTGGCAACCATCGCGGACGCCCTGCCACACCCCTTGCTGCCCTGCTCAAGATATGGGTGTATGGATGGATTAACGGCATCGAAACTTCTCGAGCTCTTGCTATTGAGGTGAAGCGGAATGTGGAACTGATGTTCATGCTCCGCAGCGTCAATCCTGCACAACACAGCATTTCCGATTTTCGCAGAGACGAACACGCTGTGATTCACGCTTTCTTTGAATATGTGCGCTCTTTTAGCGAAGAGGCATGGCTCATCATCGCTGCAGAAGATTCTGCTCTTGGCGAGAGGGCGAGGCGCGTGGAGTTTAGCACTGTGGTTGAAGTAATCAATGCCCTCAAAGCACTCGACGAAAATGCACTACTCGGCGCAGAGGACCGCGACACATCCAGCCAGATAGCCAACCTTTGGGATATGGAAATAGAACGCCTAAACGAAAAGGTTGAAAAACTCAAACGACAAAAAGCACGCCTCAACGAGCGACTCAAAAAATTGACGCAGAAATAG